The Mauremys reevesii isolate NIE-2019 linkage group 1, ASM1616193v1, whole genome shotgun sequence genome segment ACTCCCAGCAACATAGCTCCCGCCTCTCAAGGAGATGGAGTAATTCTGCCAATGGGAAAGCACTCCCCCGTTGGCagagagcatcttcaccagacgcgccacagtggtgcagctgctgtTGCACTTTTattgtagacctgccctaagtcccACCTCTTTACACTGGCTTCTCATCCCCTGTCTTGCTGCTCTGAGCATGGAACTAGAAACACTTCCGACAAAAGCAACTTTAAAGCCCTGGAGTTAAGCCTGTTTCCTAGTAATCTACCTTAAGCCTCCAGAACCAGAGGTGGCTGGAGGATGACAACTCTGTTTCACGACAACTTTTGAGGTATTAAAATTTGTTTTAGTTCTAccttggaatgaaaacaaaagctTTCAAACATTTTTGTGAAATGGAATTGTGTCAATTGCCTATTTTGTGATAAAAAAGGTCAGGGTTTCGATTCAGATCTCTCTCTTGAATTGACCAGCAAGTCCACCCTGGACCTCAGAAACCTTCCCAGTTGGTCAGAATCGATTCGTTGAACCCAAATTGTTTTGGCCTTGACAAAACAGCATATTTCAGcaaccacaacaacaacaaaaaatccaccCCTTTTACCTTAATATTCTGACTGGTTCCATTCAGAACCTCTTTCCTGCATTGCTCCATGGCATTGGTTCCAATATGTATCTTGACTATGGGCTCCCCCAAGCATTCATTAGAAGTCTGTCTAAATATCTTGTTAAATTTGCCACTTTTGAGGCCAGCTACCAAAGTGCCAAATGTTATTTATGGTCACCATATACCCCACTATCAATCTTGTAATGATCAAATCCCTATTGCCACAGTCTGGCTATATCTCACAACTATAGCCCCATTAAATCCATTGCTGGTCTTCTACTGCTCCTGTTATACTGGCCTTTTAATCTGTGACTGGGTACTACCTTGACCTAGACTTTGCTCTGACcacttgcattttattttttgataGGGAGAAAAAAACTTCGCCTGTTTGAATATCTTCATGAGTCTCTGTGTGACCCAGATATGGCAAACTGCATCCAGTGGGTGGATAAACCCCATGGTGTCTTCCAGTTTGTTTCCAAAAACAAGGAGAAActtgcagagctgtggggggaaagAAAGGGAAACCGCAAGGTCATGACATATCAGAAAATGGCCAGAGCATTGAGGAACTATGGAAGAACAGGGGAAATCATTAAAATCCGAAGGAAGCTGACATATCAGTTCAGTGCAGCTGTTTTACAAAGACTCTCCCCTTCTTACTTCCTGGGGAAAGAAACAGTTTATTGTCAGTATCTTCAGTACAATCAAGAATACCAGTGTTCAGACGACTGGATCACTTATAACAATTACATGTATAACAGTGAGCTGCAGCATGCTAACGGCTAGACATGTGTCACATTAATTTATCTTTTTAATAGTTAGAAATATCTTAAAGCTCACAATTCTTCTctcaatatatatttttcttttaaaatgtaacaaatacacacacacacacacacacacacaccatgggtGTGCTTATCAGAAAAGAATGTTTCAGTACTGGCCTAATTTTGCACCCATTGCAGTGAATGAGAAACTTTAATtgactataagaacataagaacggccataccgggtcagaccaaaggtccatgcagcccagtatcctgtccaccgacagtggccaatgccaggtgccccagagggagtgaacctaacaggcaatgatcaagtgatctctctcctgccatccatctccatcctctgacaaacagagcctagggacaccattccttacctatcctggctaatagccattaatggacttaacctccacgaATTTATCTGTGCAAGCAGCAGTTGataggtcagattctgatctccattATACAATTAGAGGAGTTACTCCAGGTTCACACCTCTGTAACCAAGATCAGAATTTGACCTGTTGCCTGTTTGACATCACTGGCCATATCCTGACATTGATCCTCGTgcgactctcactgacttcactggcaCTTCTGTGCATGGAAAAATGGCAGGGTATGGCCCTGAGTTTTCAAATCACAGAGTTCATATGTACCTATACTCCACTACTCAGACTTGCTTTCAGATGGATGCACATGAAATACGAGTTAGAGGGTGTTAAACCACTTGCCACTAGTGCTAGCTTTATTAACCAATACTTCTCATTAGTGACATTTTCTAAGTAAATACCATGCTGGATTTGTGTGCCTACATGACATGGAAGCTGGGACCTGCGAATGCTGGTGAAGGTACTAATCCTTAAGCATTTAAGTTAACTCCTTGATATACAGAGTCAGGATTTCCAGGCACTCATTTCATTACTGACAGTAACACTCACTGGGAGAGCTACTATACCAGGAAGGAGTTCATCAGggattaaactttttaaaatttatttacaGTTCTTTTCCTCCTATTTCTAGAAGctgcatttttaaagggacagcaaTTTTGTATTCAGTTGTAAATAACAAATCTATTTTTTACGTTCTCTTAAGTAGTTATAACTTACATGTTTAAAATACCACTCTCCGTCTCCACTCAGCAGCCTCACACTTTATTAGTGTTGAGGAAATTAAATTTAGATAGATACAGAATACATGCACTCGTTGCAAAGTTAGTGCAAGTTATATTACTTTACCATTTACATCTGTTCACTGACCAACTTACATCATCATTTATGTCACTTCAGGTTTTGTCCCAGATAGATCCATGGGATCTGTATCCAGTCCCACCAGGCCTTGATTTGCCCATGGTAACTATAAACACAAATATGTATGGAGAAAAAACTGGTTTGTAAAGGGCATTAATAATGTTGACCTGACCTGTCTGACATTAACATGAAATCATGAGGAAGTAGCTCCAGTGTAGATGGGTATGAAAATAacaggcttgattctgatctcacactgatttttaccccagagTAACTCAATTGACTTTGATAGttaatcctgatttacaccaatgtaggtaagatcaaaatcaggccctacATAGTGTTTATTAATATTGGGGGTGGTAAGGCAATCACTTTTGATGGTGGCTCCAATACTACATTCCTTAGCAAGCAAAACTCTAACGGAAGTTAATTTTTAATATGATAGACGGGTTGTATTACAAGAAACTTGAGTGAAGCCATAACATTATACCAATAATGGGTCCAattactgaactcagtgggagtttgctGACTAAGGAGTGGAGGAGTtatcagtgttttgtttttgttgacaTTTCTTATAACATAAAGACTTTAATATAATAAAAAAGACACCAGAATGTCTCTGGTACTACACATTTGGGTCCAATCCTGCCCTACCACTAAAGACCAATCCTACCATACCAGGAATATTACCCAAGGTCAGAGTGTGAGCTGAAGCTCTTTAATTTGTGATTCTTTCTCTATGTAAATAAACATGCAAGTACAAAATGTAACTAACTTGAACTTTCTGAATGTGTGCAAACTATTTAGAAAGCTGAGTGAGCTTAGTTATTATGTCTGTGTCTCCCCTTCCACACTGATTTTGATATTCAATTGAATTTTACAACAGTATGTATCAAATTAAATGTTTGCTTTGTCTAACATTGTATGTTCAGATTTGCTGCTTTTGACCTCAGCTGTTTGCCTAGAAAATAAATACTTATTGAGATTGATacaattattttgtttaaaattttgaTATAAGCATTAGGCTTTGGCATGTTGGTTTGATAATCTGCTAAACAAAGCATGGAGAGTTAACAGCAGTGGTGAACATAAGCAtggccatacggggtcagacccataggccatctagcccaatatcctgtcttccaacagtgaccagtaCCCCATGCttacagagggaaagaacagaacagggtaattgaTGGGTGACCAATCCCCTGTCATtcagtcccagattctggcaaacagagatttaggggcacccagagcatagggtcaCGTCCCTGACCTTgtgggctaatagccattggtgggcCTATCATCCATTAACTTAtgaaattcttttttgaacccacttatacttttgacttcacaacatcctgtggcaatgagttgaCCCTGTGTTGTGTGCAGAACtacttccttatgtttcttttaaacctgctgcctattaatttcattgggtgacctctggttcttgtgttatgtaaagggagtaaataacacttccctattcactttttccacaccattcatgattttatagacctcagtcatatttcccctccctccctagtcatctcttttctaaaatgaacagtcccagtctttttaatctcgcttcatatggaagctgttccatatccctaatcatttttgttgcccttcttggtaccttttccaattgtaatatatcttttttgagaagaGGAAACCAGAACTTCACCCAGTATTCAAAGTATGGGAGTGCAACAGATCTGTAGAGCGGTACTATggtattttctatccctttactaatggttcctaacattctgttagctattttgactgccgctgcacacagagcagatgttttcagagaattattcacaataactccaaaatctctttcttgagtggtaacagctaatttagacccccatcattttgtatgcacagttgggattatgttttctaatgtgcattactttgcatttatcaacactgaatttcatctgccattttgttgcccagtcacccagtttagtgagatccctctgtaactctttgcagtctgctttggacttaactatcttgagtcattttgtatcatctgaaaattttgccacctcattgtttaccccctttttccagaacatttataaatatgttgaaaagcactgatcccagtacagatccttaaGCGACcctttctccactgtgaaaactgactagttattcataccctttgttttctatcttttatccagttactgatccacgagagcaccttccctcttactccatgactgcttacttttctTAAGACCCTTTGGTGATTGACCTTGTcctaggctttctgaaagtccaagtacactatagccTTTGGAtttcccttgtccacatgcttgttgacaccctcaaagaattctagtagatcggtgaggcgtgatttccctttacaaaagccatgttgactcttccccaacatatcatgttcatccatgtgtctgataattctgttcctcCAAATACCATcatctgcctgtctaactggccctagTCTAACAGGTGAGAGTATATACCTGTAGGTGTAGAGAAATGGGGATGAAGGAGAATTGTGGGGAACTGCTAGAAAAGCACTTTGTGAGGGGTAGAAGAACCGGAGGTTATTCAGACCGAGAAGAAATGAGGATGTAAAGAGAATTTGTAGAGGCAAAAGGGGAAGACCACATGCTCTTAAGAAGAATTAGTGGGGactggaaagagaggtcaggaGAACTAGAAAGAAGGGCAAACAATGAGAAAGTTAAGATCTCATTTTTGCAGTGGGAGAatatgggtggggggaggagtgctAAATGATTGGTTTGAGCCTGGGGATACTTATGAGCAATGATGAACTG includes the following:
- the SPIC gene encoding transcription factor Spi-C isoform X2, with protein sequence MNYSDQDILGQAFEDALEVLQQHSDGEIQYSPDYKNCPTLINHHPHLRASPNYSAAPPTEEPVYNWRNVINSATDLYSEGTVYHTLSNIPENQVMHTTTSQQKGGKGRKKLRLFEYLHESLCDPDMANCIQWVDKPHGVFQFVSKNKEKLAELWGERKGNRKVMTYQKMARALRNYGRTGEIIKIRRKLTYQFSAAVLQRLSPSYFLGKETVYCQYLQYNQEYQCSDDWITYNNYMYNSELQHANG
- the SPIC gene encoding transcription factor Spi-C isoform X1, yielding MNYSDQDILGQAFEDALEVLQQHSDGEIQYSPVDYKNCPTLINHHPHLRASPNYSAAPPTEEPVYNWRNVINSATDLYSEGTVYHTLSNIPENQVMHTTTSQQKGGKGRKKLRLFEYLHESLCDPDMANCIQWVDKPHGVFQFVSKNKEKLAELWGERKGNRKVMTYQKMARALRNYGRTGEIIKIRRKLTYQFSAAVLQRLSPSYFLGKETVYCQYLQYNQEYQCSDDWITYNNYMYNSELQHANG